A stretch of Brassica napus cultivar Da-Ae chromosome C6, Da-Ae, whole genome shotgun sequence DNA encodes these proteins:
- the LOC106357353 gene encoding uncharacterized protein LOC106357353 produces MAIVAAVDDSFKRPGTVPFSWEVRPGVPKTRVSQLGTGTGNAPLLQPPKKLSPLRLKPLSHSQPLLPPALSPPSSSFISSSKSRSLSPLAPSFPTPSKLKPPPPSQSGLYSPAPSFRSTPRAFSERWQLNRHDRVRPGSESAPRPDFGFAGLGCFPTPKFRLRKSKTGGLRKTGSRLDRDYFSDMETMSPWTASSRRSVSPRWDSPKSSFSSLRFSPRLASEAEWVGFGLF; encoded by the coding sequence ATGGCTATTGTTGCCGCCGTTGATGATTCTTTCAAGAGACCAGGAACTGTACCTTTCAGCTGGGAGGTCCGACCCGGTGTACCAAAAACCCGAGTTTCTCAACTCGGAACCGGAACCGGAAACGCTCCTCTTCTTCAGCCACCCAAGAAACTCTCTCCTCTCCGTCTAAAACCTTTGTCTCACTCTCAGCCGCTTCTCCCGCCGGCGCTATCTCCGCCATCGTCTTCTTTCATCTCCAGCTCCAAGAGCCGCTCTCTATCTCCTCTCGCCCCTTCATTTCCAACTCCGTCGAAGCTCAAACCGCCGCCGCCGTCTCAGTCCGGACTCTACTCTCCGGCGCCTTCTTTCCGTTCGACCCCGCGCGCTTTCTCCGAGCGGTGGCAGCTCAACCGCCATGACCGGGTCAGACCCGGATCCGAGTCCGCGCCCAGACCCGACTTTGGTTTCGCCGGGCTCGGGTGTTTCCCGACGCCGAAGTTTAGGCTGAGGAAGAGCAAGACCGGTGGTCTGAGAAAAACCGGGTCGAGGCTGGACAGGGACTACTTCTCAGATATGGAGACGATGTCTCCGTGGACTGCTTCTAGCCGGAGATCGGTTTCTCCGAGATGGGACTCGCCGAAGTCGTCGTTCTCTTCGCTCCGGTTCTCGCCACGACTCGCCAGCGAAGCTGAATGGGTCGGGTTTGGGCTCTTTTAA